The Skermanella pratensis genome has a window encoding:
- the aguA gene encoding agmatine deiminase: protein MSTPAADGFRMPAEWERHSRCWMAWPCRPETFAGGIDAACAAYAEVAQSIAQFEPVAMICNQADVAEVSLACGPGIEVLPMPISDSWIRDTGPSFVVDDAGRVAGVDWGFNAWGNNYPDHQVDADLAKRMLEHLGLPRYQAPLILEGGSFHVDGEGTLITTEECLLNPNRNPNLGKAEIEQHLKDYLGVRQVIWLGRGYEQDETDGHIDEIACFARPGVVLALTTDDTGDPNFKIFQDNLDRLKAARDAHGREIEVVPLRQPHRRDHNGVRLTLSYTNFYIANGGIVMPAYEDAADDEAFRTLRKVFPDREVLQVLALDIVKGGGGIHCITQQQPAG, encoded by the coding sequence ATGTCCACTCCAGCCGCAGACGGTTTCCGCATGCCGGCGGAATGGGAGCGCCACAGCCGCTGCTGGATGGCGTGGCCCTGCCGCCCCGAGACCTTCGCCGGTGGCATCGACGCCGCCTGTGCCGCCTATGCCGAGGTCGCCCAGAGCATCGCACAGTTCGAGCCCGTCGCCATGATCTGCAACCAGGCCGACGTGGCCGAGGTGTCCCTGGCCTGCGGTCCGGGAATCGAGGTGCTGCCCATGCCGATCAGCGACAGCTGGATCAGGGACACCGGGCCTTCCTTCGTCGTCGACGACGCCGGCCGGGTCGCCGGCGTCGATTGGGGCTTCAACGCCTGGGGCAACAACTATCCGGACCATCAGGTCGATGCCGACTTGGCGAAGCGCATGCTGGAGCATCTCGGACTGCCGCGCTACCAGGCGCCGCTGATCCTGGAGGGCGGCTCGTTCCATGTGGACGGGGAGGGCACCCTGATCACGACCGAGGAATGCCTGCTCAACCCCAACCGCAATCCCAACCTGGGCAAGGCGGAGATCGAGCAGCACCTGAAGGACTATCTCGGTGTCCGCCAAGTGATCTGGCTCGGCCGCGGCTACGAGCAGGACGAGACCGACGGCCACATCGACGAGATCGCCTGCTTCGCCCGGCCCGGCGTGGTCCTGGCGCTGACCACCGACGACACCGGCGATCCCAACTTCAAGATTTTCCAGGACAACCTGGACCGCCTGAAGGCCGCCCGCGACGCCCATGGCCGCGAGATCGAGGTGGTGCCGCTCCGCCAGCCGCACCGTCGCGACCACAACGGCGTCCGCCTGACCCTGTCCTACACCAACTTCTACATCGCCAACGGCGGCATCGTGATGCCGGCCTACGAGGACGCCGCCGACGACGAGGCGTTCCGCACGCTGCGCAAGGTGTTTCCGGACCGGGAGGTGCTCCAGGTGCTGGCCCTGGACATCGTCAAGGGCGGAGGCGGCATCCACTGCATCACCCAGCAGCAGCCGGCCGGCTGA
- a CDS encoding ABC transporter permease subunit — protein MRRSSFVLTMMAFGYAFLYVPIILLIIYSFNESRLVTVWGGWSTKWYAGLLNNQQMLAAAWLSLRIAALSATFSVVLGTLAGMAMARFGRFRGRTLFGGMITAPLVMPEVITGLSLLLLFVSLEQFIGWPEGRGMTTITIAHITFTMAFVAVIVQSRLISLDESIEEAAMDLGARPAKIFFVITLPIISPAIVSGWLLAFTLSLDDLVIASFVSGPASTTLPMVIFSSVRLGVTPEINALATIIVALVTTGIIVAGVFMARQERIRKLDEQMAASSSA, from the coding sequence ATGCGACGCTCCAGCTTCGTGCTCACCATGATGGCGTTCGGCTATGCGTTCCTCTACGTGCCGATAATCCTGCTGATCATCTATTCCTTCAACGAGAGCCGTCTGGTCACCGTGTGGGGCGGCTGGTCCACCAAATGGTACGCGGGGCTGCTGAACAATCAGCAGATGCTCGCCGCGGCTTGGCTGTCGCTGCGCATCGCGGCGCTCAGCGCCACCTTCTCGGTCGTGCTCGGCACGCTGGCCGGCATGGCGATGGCACGCTTCGGCCGGTTCCGCGGCCGCACCCTGTTCGGCGGCATGATCACCGCGCCCCTGGTCATGCCGGAGGTGATCACCGGCCTGTCGCTGCTGCTGCTGTTCGTCTCGCTGGAACAGTTCATCGGCTGGCCCGAGGGGCGCGGCATGACCACCATCACCATCGCCCACATCACCTTCACCATGGCCTTCGTCGCGGTCATCGTGCAGTCGAGGCTGATCAGCCTGGATGAATCGATCGAGGAGGCTGCGATGGACTTGGGCGCCCGGCCGGCCAAGATCTTCTTCGTCATCACCCTGCCGATCATCTCGCCGGCCATCGTGTCGGGCTGGCTGCTGGCCTTCACCCTGTCCCTGGACGACCTCGTGATCGCCAGCTTCGTGTCCGGCCCGGCCTCGACCACGCTGCCGATGGTGATCTTCTCCAGCGTGCGGCTCGGCGTGACACCGGAGATCAACGCCCTGGCGACGATCATCGTCGCCCTGGTGACGACCGGAATCATCGTCGCCGGAGTTTTCATGGCCCGCCAGGAAAGAATCAGGAAATTGGACGAACAGATGGCGGCATCGTCGAGCGCCTGA
- a CDS encoding ABC transporter permease subunit produces MGRGLVIAVPYVWLLLFFLIPFAIVLKISFSEAAIAIPPYTALVDWAEETYLTIRLNFGSYLFLLTDSLYAVAYLNSLKIAFVSTVLCLLLGYPMAYGIAKAPQAWRGPLLMLIILPFWTSFLIRVYAWIGILKQEGLLNNFLLWLGVIDAPLQILYTDTSIYIGIVYSYLPFMILPLYATLEKLDDTLLEAAADLGAKPFTAFLSVTLPLSVPGIVAGSLLVFIPAVGEFVIPSLLGGPNTLMIGAVLWNEFFANRDWPVASAVAIALLLFLVVPIMLFQYYQGKQQEAARQ; encoded by the coding sequence ATGGGACGGGGGCTGGTCATCGCGGTCCCGTATGTCTGGCTGCTGCTGTTCTTCCTGATCCCGTTCGCGATCGTGCTGAAGATCAGCTTCTCCGAAGCCGCGATCGCGATCCCGCCCTATACCGCCCTGGTCGACTGGGCGGAGGAGACGTACCTGACCATACGGCTGAATTTCGGCAGCTACCTGTTCCTGCTGACCGACAGCCTGTACGCGGTGGCCTATCTGAACTCGCTGAAGATAGCCTTCGTCTCGACCGTGCTGTGCCTGCTGCTGGGCTATCCCATGGCCTACGGCATCGCCAAGGCGCCGCAGGCCTGGCGCGGGCCGCTGCTGATGCTGATCATCCTGCCGTTCTGGACATCGTTCCTGATCCGGGTCTATGCCTGGATCGGCATCCTGAAGCAGGAAGGGCTGCTCAACAATTTCCTGCTCTGGCTGGGGGTGATCGACGCGCCGCTCCAGATCCTCTACACCGACACGTCGATCTATATCGGCATCGTCTATTCCTACCTGCCGTTCATGATCCTGCCGCTCTACGCGACCCTGGAGAAGCTGGACGACACCCTGCTGGAGGCAGCGGCCGACCTGGGCGCCAAGCCCTTCACGGCGTTCCTCAGCGTCACGCTGCCGCTCTCGGTGCCCGGAATCGTCGCGGGCTCGCTGCTGGTCTTCATCCCTGCGGTCGGCGAGTTCGTGATCCCGTCGCTGCTGGGCGGCCCCAACACGCTGATGATCGGCGCCGTGCTGTGGAACGAGTTCTTCGCCAACCGCGACTGGCCGGTCGCCTCGGCGGTGGCGATCGCGCTGCTGCTGTTCCTCGTGGTCCCGATCATGCTGTTCCAGTATTACCAAGGCAAGCAGCAGGAGGCGGCAAGACAATGA
- a CDS encoding ABC transporter ATP-binding protein yields the protein MAQPNRKIKLEPWQDPKEQPYVRIEKVTKKFGDFTAVDDVSLSIYRGELFSLLGGSGSGKTTLLRMLAGFEMPTSGKIFIDGVDMSNIPPYARPVNMMFQSYALFPHMTVEQNIAFGLKQDRVPRDQIRQRVAEVLDLVQLGRFAKRRPHQLSGGQRQRVALARSLVKRPKLLLLDEPLGALDRRLREQTQFELVNIQEQVGITFVIVTHDQEEAMTMSSRIAVMNSGWIAQVGTPAEVYEYPNSKHVAEFVGSVNMFAGRILEDEPDHVLIQSEEAGCDLYINHGVPVPLGTPVSVAVRPEKMALSKEPPAAGSTRNVARGTVREIAYLGNLSIYLIELESGKMVRVTQPNFSRLTEMPITWEDRVYVTWQPFAGVVLTQ from the coding sequence ATGGCTCAGCCCAACCGCAAGATAAAGCTGGAACCCTGGCAGGATCCCAAGGAACAGCCCTATGTGAGGATCGAGAAGGTCACGAAGAAGTTCGGCGACTTCACGGCCGTGGACGACGTCTCGCTGTCGATCTACCGGGGGGAACTGTTCTCGCTGCTGGGCGGATCGGGCAGCGGCAAGACCACGCTCCTGCGCATGCTGGCCGGCTTCGAGATGCCGACCTCAGGCAAGATCTTCATCGACGGCGTCGACATGTCGAACATCCCGCCGTACGCCCGCCCGGTCAACATGATGTTCCAGAGTTACGCCCTGTTCCCCCACATGACGGTCGAGCAGAACATTGCCTTCGGCCTCAAGCAGGATCGCGTGCCGCGCGACCAGATCAGGCAGCGCGTCGCCGAAGTGCTGGACCTTGTCCAACTCGGCCGCTTCGCCAAGCGCAGGCCGCACCAGCTTTCCGGCGGCCAGCGGCAGCGCGTGGCGCTGGCCCGGAGCCTCGTCAAGCGCCCCAAGCTGCTGCTGCTGGACGAGCCGCTGGGGGCGCTTGACCGGCGCCTGCGCGAGCAGACCCAGTTCGAGCTGGTCAACATCCAGGAGCAGGTCGGCATCACCTTCGTGATCGTGACCCACGACCAGGAGGAAGCCATGACCATGTCGTCCAGGATCGCCGTGATGAACAGCGGCTGGATCGCCCAGGTCGGCACGCCGGCGGAAGTCTACGAGTATCCCAACTCGAAACACGTGGCCGAGTTCGTCGGCTCGGTCAACATGTTCGCCGGCCGCATCCTGGAGGACGAGCCCGACCATGTGCTGATCCAGTCGGAGGAGGCCGGCTGCGACCTCTATATCAACCACGGCGTCCCCGTTCCGCTGGGCACGCCGGTGTCGGTCGCCGTCCGGCCGGAGAAGATGGCGCTGTCCAAGGAGCCGCCGGCGGCGGGCAGCACCCGCAACGTGGCCCGCGGGACGGTGCGGGAGATAGCCTACCTGGGCAATCTGTCGATCTATCTGATCGAACTGGAGTCCGGTAAGATGGTCCGCGTCACCCAGCCGAACTTCAGCCGGCTGACCGAGATGCCGATCACCTGGGAGGACCGCGTGTACGTCACCTGGCAGCCCTTCGCGGGCGTCGTGCTGACCCAATGA
- a CDS encoding polyamine ABC transporter substrate-binding protein codes for MKQRIVSSLIGAVAAVAVAAPGLASAQTVNIYNWNDYIGETTLEDFKAETGISYNYDIYDNLEILEQKLLVGRSGYDLVVPTAEPTMSRLIQAGALQKLDKSKIPNLKNLDPVLMKQVERSDPGNQYGVIYQWGTIGIGINAEKIKALMPDAPLDSFDLIFDPEVAKKIAPCGITILDSATDTFPTVLHYLGLDPNSEKPEDLKKAEETLMKIRPYVKNFVTGQNINNLAAGDACVALAYSGDVIQAQARAAEANAGVTVDYVVPKEGVQLWFDMMTVTADSPNADAAHKFINFILKPEVMAGITNFTNYANAVPASLEQVDEAVKTNPAVFPSEEAKQNMFTVSAVPPAAERLRTRSWTRVKTGQ; via the coding sequence ATGAAGCAGAGGATCGTAAGCAGCCTGATCGGCGCCGTTGCCGCCGTCGCCGTCGCGGCGCCGGGTCTGGCGTCGGCACAGACGGTCAATATCTACAACTGGAACGACTATATCGGCGAGACGACCCTTGAGGATTTCAAGGCGGAAACCGGTATCTCGTACAATTACGACATCTACGACAACCTGGAGATCCTGGAGCAGAAGCTGCTGGTCGGCCGGTCCGGCTACGATCTCGTGGTGCCCACCGCCGAGCCGACCATGAGCCGGCTGATCCAGGCCGGGGCGCTGCAGAAGCTCGACAAGTCGAAGATTCCCAACCTGAAGAACCTCGACCCCGTGCTGATGAAGCAGGTCGAACGGTCCGACCCCGGCAACCAGTACGGCGTCATCTACCAGTGGGGCACCATCGGGATCGGCATCAACGCCGAGAAGATCAAGGCCCTGATGCCCGATGCGCCGCTCGACAGCTTCGACCTGATCTTCGATCCGGAAGTCGCCAAGAAGATCGCCCCGTGCGGGATCACGATCCTCGATTCGGCGACCGACACCTTCCCGACCGTGCTTCACTATCTCGGCCTCGATCCCAACTCGGAGAAGCCGGAAGACCTGAAGAAGGCGGAGGAGACGTTGATGAAGATCCGCCCCTATGTGAAGAACTTCGTCACGGGGCAGAACATCAACAACCTCGCGGCCGGCGACGCCTGCGTGGCGCTTGCCTATTCGGGCGACGTGATCCAGGCCCAGGCCCGCGCCGCCGAGGCCAACGCCGGCGTGACCGTCGACTATGTCGTGCCGAAGGAGGGCGTGCAGCTCTGGTTCGACATGATGACGGTGACGGCCGATTCGCCCAACGCCGATGCGGCCCACAAGTTCATCAACTTCATCCTCAAGCCCGAAGTGATGGCCGGCATCACCAATTTCACCAACTACGCCAACGCCGTCCCGGCGTCGCTGGAGCAGGTGGACGAGGCGGTCAAGACCAACCCGGCGGTCTTCCCGTCGGAGGAGGCGAAGCAGAACATGTTCACCGTGTCGGCCGTGCCGCCGGCGGCCGAACGGCTGCGCACCCGTTCCTGGACCCGGGTCAAGACCGGCCAGTAA
- a CDS encoding glutamine synthetase family protein, whose translation MNLLSDFIQGRQITEVECLVPDMSGIARGKILPAEKFLRILRERGLRMPEAIFIQTVTGEYPDDEDVTSPANSDIYMRPDENTIRMVPWYTEATAQVISDCDYADGSPVDISPRWVLKRVLELYDERGWQPIVAPELEFFLVQINKDPDYPLVPPVGRSGRTESGRQAYGIDAVNEFDPIFEDVYDYCEAQRIDIDTLTHEAGAAQIEINFNHGDALELADQVFLFKRTVRETAIRHNVYATFMAKPMQGEPGSAMHVHQSVVDKNTGENLFSNADGEDTPLFLSHIAGLQKFLPSAMPLLAPNVNSYRRLIAGSDAPINVHWGRDNRTTGFRVPVSPPESRRVENRVAGADANPYLALAASLACGYIGMIQTLEPTDPVKGSAHRLAYTLPRHQSDAITKFNACKPLREIFGERFVAAVTHVKQAEYDAYQRVISSWERENLLLNV comes from the coding sequence ATGAACCTCCTCAGCGACTTCATCCAGGGCCGCCAGATCACCGAGGTCGAGTGTCTCGTACCGGACATGTCCGGGATCGCGCGCGGCAAGATCCTGCCGGCCGAGAAGTTCCTCCGCATTCTGCGCGAGCGGGGCTTGCGCATGCCGGAGGCGATCTTCATCCAGACGGTGACCGGCGAATACCCGGATGACGAGGACGTCACCAGCCCGGCCAATTCCGACATCTACATGCGTCCCGACGAGAACACGATCCGCATGGTGCCCTGGTACACCGAGGCGACCGCCCAGGTGATCAGCGACTGCGACTATGCCGATGGCAGCCCGGTGGACATCTCGCCGCGCTGGGTGCTTAAGCGGGTTCTGGAGTTGTACGACGAGCGCGGCTGGCAGCCGATCGTGGCTCCCGAGTTGGAGTTCTTCCTGGTCCAGATCAACAAGGACCCGGATTATCCGCTGGTTCCGCCGGTCGGCCGGTCGGGCCGGACCGAGAGCGGCCGGCAGGCTTACGGCATCGATGCGGTCAATGAGTTCGACCCGATCTTCGAGGACGTCTACGACTACTGCGAGGCGCAGCGAATCGACATCGACACCCTGACCCACGAGGCCGGCGCCGCGCAGATCGAGATCAACTTCAACCACGGCGACGCGCTGGAACTGGCCGACCAGGTATTCCTGTTCAAGCGGACGGTTCGGGAGACCGCGATCCGGCACAACGTCTATGCCACGTTCATGGCGAAGCCGATGCAAGGCGAGCCGGGCAGCGCCATGCACGTCCACCAGAGCGTGGTCGACAAGAACACGGGGGAAAATCTCTTCTCCAACGCCGACGGGGAGGATACGCCGCTGTTCCTCAGCCACATCGCCGGGCTCCAGAAGTTCCTGCCGTCGGCCATGCCGCTGCTCGCCCCCAACGTCAATTCGTACCGGCGCCTGATCGCCGGATCGGACGCCCCGATCAACGTGCACTGGGGCCGCGACAACCGCACCACCGGGTTCCGCGTCCCCGTCTCCCCGCCGGAGTCCCGACGCGTCGAGAACCGCGTCGCCGGGGCCGACGCCAACCCCTACCTGGCGCTCGCCGCCTCGCTCGCCTGCGGCTATATCGGCATGATCCAGACGCTGGAGCCGACCGACCCGGTCAAGGGCAGCGCCCACCGCCTGGCCTATACCCTGCCGCGGCATCAGTCCGACGCCATCACCAAGTTCAACGCCTGCAAGCCGCTCCGCGAGATCTTCGGCGAACGCTTCGTCGCCGCCGTCACCCATGTCAAGCAGGCGGAGTACGACGCCTATCAGCGGGTGATCAGCTCCTGGGAGCGGGAGAACTTGCTGCTGAACGTGTGA
- a CDS encoding TRAP transporter substrate-binding protein, translating to MKRRQFLTTGAVGGAAALGAAASFPAPAISQGRQQWTMVTSWPKNAPGVGVNAQRAADMISALSGGRLTVKLYAAGELVPPFEAFDAVASGTADMLHATPYYWQGKNPVFHWFTGVPFGLTAAEFSGWIYYGGGQQLWDEAYAPFGVKPFYAGNSGVQAGGWFVREVTGLADLRGRKFRIAGLGGAVMQKMGVNVVLTPPGEIFAALQSGAVDAAEWVGPWNDLAFGLYQIAKFYYLPAFHEAGPALEISVNKQKYDALPKDLQQIVAAAAQATATTTLADFTYHNAVSLEPLVRDHGVQLREWPEEVAVEMGRATREVMAEISGSNDMTRKVHASFSTALEKSRVWARWSDLAYLTLREKALSA from the coding sequence ATGAAAAGACGTCAATTCCTCACCACGGGCGCGGTCGGTGGCGCCGCAGCACTGGGTGCCGCCGCAAGCTTTCCGGCTCCCGCCATTTCCCAAGGCCGCCAGCAGTGGACGATGGTCACGTCCTGGCCCAAGAACGCGCCCGGCGTCGGCGTCAACGCCCAGCGCGCCGCCGACATGATCTCGGCGCTCAGCGGCGGCCGTCTCACGGTCAAGCTCTATGCCGCCGGCGAACTGGTTCCGCCGTTCGAAGCGTTCGACGCCGTCGCCAGCGGCACCGCGGACATGCTGCACGCCACGCCCTACTACTGGCAGGGCAAGAACCCGGTGTTCCACTGGTTCACCGGAGTTCCCTTCGGCCTGACGGCCGCCGAGTTCAGCGGCTGGATCTACTACGGCGGCGGCCAGCAGCTTTGGGACGAAGCCTATGCGCCGTTCGGGGTCAAGCCGTTCTACGCCGGCAACAGCGGCGTGCAGGCGGGCGGCTGGTTCGTGCGCGAGGTCACCGGCCTGGCCGACCTGCGCGGCCGGAAGTTCCGGATCGCCGGCCTGGGCGGCGCCGTGATGCAGAAGATGGGCGTCAACGTCGTCCTGACGCCGCCGGGCGAGATCTTCGCGGCCCTGCAGTCCGGCGCGGTCGATGCGGCGGAGTGGGTCGGCCCCTGGAACGACCTGGCGTTCGGCCTGTACCAGATCGCCAAGTTCTACTACCTGCCCGCCTTCCACGAAGCCGGGCCGGCGCTGGAGATCAGCGTCAACAAGCAGAAATACGACGCCCTGCCCAAGGACCTCCAGCAGATCGTCGCGGCCGCCGCCCAGGCGACGGCGACCACCACGCTGGCCGACTTCACCTACCACAACGCCGTGTCGCTGGAGCCGCTGGTCCGCGATCACGGCGTCCAGCTCCGCGAATGGCCGGAAGAGGTGGCGGTGGAGATGGGCCGGGCGACCCGAGAGGTCATGGCCGAGATCTCCGGCTCCAACGACATGACCCGGAAGGTCCACGCCTCCTTCTCCACCGCCCTGGAGAAATCCCGCGTCTGGGCCCGGTGGAGCGACCTGGCCTATCTGACCCTCCGCGAGAAGGCGCTCAGCGCCTGA
- a CDS encoding phosphatase PAP2 family protein, which produces MDLDETIRIDGDLAALRSRRTRWIIRMGLATLILLVLVPAIDLGISRQFYDQAGGFVWRSQPVPEAIHSAIQVAARIIGAATLLAFLYTAGRSLWSRLRTCEGVPATLLGLGPRCWAFLFLGLLLGPGLVANVVLKDMWSRARPVQVEEFGGDQYFSPPMVISNQCRKNCSFVAGDAALGFYLHIFAYVAMRRFAGPLLVAGMAAGLAAGLLRIGMGAHFFSDVIYAGVFMTLTIAGLHAAMFSPRQTLDLWRRWTPWCDSRWPSRKGRP; this is translated from the coding sequence ATGGACCTCGACGAGACGATCCGGATCGACGGCGACCTGGCTGCGCTTCGGTCCCGCCGGACACGCTGGATCATCCGCATGGGTCTTGCCACCCTGATCCTGCTGGTGCTGGTGCCGGCCATCGATCTCGGCATCTCCCGGCAGTTCTACGATCAGGCCGGCGGCTTCGTCTGGCGCAGCCAGCCGGTACCGGAGGCGATCCACTCCGCGATCCAGGTCGCGGCGCGGATCATTGGCGCCGCGACCCTTCTGGCATTCCTGTATACCGCCGGCCGCTCGCTGTGGAGCCGGCTCCGCACCTGCGAAGGGGTGCCGGCGACGCTACTCGGCCTGGGGCCGCGATGCTGGGCTTTCCTGTTCCTGGGCCTGCTGCTCGGACCCGGACTGGTCGCCAACGTCGTGCTGAAGGACATGTGGAGCCGCGCCCGGCCGGTGCAGGTGGAAGAATTCGGCGGCGACCAGTATTTCAGCCCGCCGATGGTGATCAGCAACCAGTGCCGCAAGAACTGCTCGTTCGTCGCCGGCGACGCGGCCCTGGGGTTCTACCTGCACATCTTCGCCTATGTGGCGATGCGGCGCTTCGCCGGACCGCTGCTCGTCGCGGGCATGGCAGCCGGGCTCGCGGCGGGGCTCCTCAGGATCGGCATGGGAGCCCATTTCTTCAGTGACGTGATCTATGCCGGAGTATTCATGACCTTGACCATCGCCGGGCTGCATGCCGCCATGTTCTCGCCCAGGCAGACCCTGGACCTGTGGCGCCGTTGGACACCCTGGTGCGACAGCCGGTGGCCCTCGCGCAAAGGGCGGCCCTGA
- a CDS encoding NAD(P)/FAD-dependent oxidoreductase, with product MAGRGHPRSWYTETALPQSDHPPLAGDLRCDVCVVGGGYTGLSAALHLAERGYDVVLLEAERIGWGASGRNGGQIVTAYNPSMGTMAGWVGNEDARLLWELGEESKRILTDRVERHGIDCDLRWGYVLAALKQRQLAGLRGLESEWRDEYGYPEARLLDRDEIRSMVASDTYVGGLFDGGSGQLHPLNYAIGLGRAAAEAGVRIFEGSRVERLDTGAAPAAHTAAGTVRADYLILAGNAYLGGLVPELAAKIMPVATYMIATEPLGEERATALIPCGHAVADVNFVLNYYRRSPDHRLLFGGGVSYSGLDRPDLKRILRRTMLRYFPQLADAGIDHCWGGHVAITLNRTPHFGRIGSNTYFAQGYSGHGVALTGLAGKLIAEAVGGTAERFDVFARLPHQRFPGGPARMPLLVLAMAWFRLRDLL from the coding sequence ATGGCCGGCCGCGGCCATCCCCGTTCCTGGTATACCGAGACCGCCCTGCCCCAATCCGATCATCCGCCGCTGGCGGGCGACCTGCGATGCGACGTCTGCGTCGTGGGCGGCGGCTATACCGGGCTTTCCGCGGCCCTGCACCTGGCGGAGCGGGGTTATGACGTCGTGCTCCTGGAAGCGGAGCGGATCGGCTGGGGCGCCTCGGGACGGAACGGCGGCCAGATCGTCACGGCATACAACCCCTCAATGGGGACCATGGCCGGATGGGTCGGCAACGAAGACGCGCGGCTGCTGTGGGAACTTGGCGAGGAGTCGAAGCGGATCCTGACGGACCGGGTGGAACGCCACGGCATCGATTGCGACCTGCGCTGGGGCTATGTCCTGGCGGCGCTGAAGCAGCGGCAGCTCGCAGGATTGCGCGGGCTGGAGTCGGAATGGCGCGACGAATACGGCTACCCTGAAGCGCGCCTGCTGGACCGGGACGAAATCCGCTCGATGGTCGCGTCCGACACCTATGTCGGCGGGCTGTTCGACGGCGGCAGCGGGCAGCTCCATCCGCTGAACTATGCCATCGGGCTGGGCCGTGCGGCCGCCGAGGCGGGCGTCCGGATCTTCGAGGGGTCCCGGGTCGAACGGCTCGACACCGGCGCCGCCCCGGCCGCCCACACCGCCGCGGGCACTGTCCGGGCGGATTACCTGATCCTGGCGGGCAACGCCTATCTGGGCGGGCTGGTGCCGGAGTTGGCGGCGAAGATAATGCCGGTCGCGACATACATGATCGCGACGGAGCCGCTGGGCGAAGAACGGGCGACAGCCCTGATCCCCTGCGGTCACGCCGTCGCCGACGTCAATTTCGTGCTCAACTACTACCGGCGCTCACCCGATCACCGGCTGCTGTTCGGCGGCGGCGTCAGCTATTCGGGGCTCGACCGGCCGGACCTGAAGCGTATCCTGCGGCGCACGATGCTGCGCTATTTCCCGCAGCTGGCCGACGCCGGGATCGACCATTGCTGGGGCGGCCACGTGGCGATCACGCTGAACCGTACGCCCCATTTCGGGCGGATCGGATCGAACACCTATTTCGCCCAGGGTTATTCCGGCCATGGCGTGGCGCTCACCGGCCTCGCCGGGAAGCTGATCGCGGAAGCGGTCGGCGGAACCGCGGAACGGTTCGACGTGTTCGCCCGGCTACCCCACCAGCGTTTCCCCGGTGGCCCCGCCCGGATGCCCCTGCTGGTGCTCGCCATGGCCTGGTTCCGCCTGCGCGACCTATTGTGA